A section of the Thauera chlorobenzoica genome encodes:
- a CDS encoding ribonuclease catalytic domain-containing protein → MFVLYEEDGAFKAGTVLADNDATLQIENTHGKRVKLKRAHVLLEFREPAPAELLARAEAGAEELDTEFLWEVCGDDEFTFADFAAEYQGRPPNAVESAAVLLRLHSAPIWFHRKGRGRFRKAPAEILQAALAGLEKKRLQAAAIEHMRTELVAGRLPPEIRTLLPQALYRPDRNRPEVKALEAACVDTGLSAARLLLACGALASSYELHYNRFLFEHFPEGVDFPAVAAPPMPAGLPRAEVAAFSIDDASTTEIDDAFSVTPRSGGGWRVGIHIAAPALGFARGSELDAIARRRLSTVYMPGNKITMLPDEVVHTFTLAEGRDCPAVSLYLDLTPGLAIIGEESRVELVPIVANLRHHDIEPVFNDDTVHGDGPDFAWKRELTLLWDLATILEAGRGKAAGNEDRIDYSFSVDWTEDTADGPGRISIGQRSRGSPMDKLVAELMIHANMTWGKLLDAAGVPGLYRAQGGGKVRMTTVAAPHEGLGVDCYAWSSSPLRRYVDLVNQWQIVSVLQAREPAFAPRSAELMAAMRDFELTYAEYAEFQRGMERYWCLRWLRQHGRGEVEATVLRENVVRLAEIPLVFRVPSMPLQMPGSRVRLVVEHTDLLDIEVDARFVRTLSEPDPETATEPGFGFA, encoded by the coding sequence ATGTTCGTGCTGTATGAAGAGGACGGGGCCTTCAAGGCCGGCACCGTCCTCGCCGATAACGATGCCACGCTGCAGATCGAGAACACCCACGGCAAGCGGGTGAAGCTCAAGCGCGCCCATGTCCTGCTCGAATTCCGCGAGCCCGCTCCGGCGGAACTGCTCGCCCGCGCCGAAGCCGGCGCCGAGGAACTGGACACCGAGTTCCTGTGGGAAGTGTGCGGCGACGACGAGTTCACGTTCGCCGACTTCGCCGCCGAATACCAGGGCCGCCCGCCGAACGCGGTGGAGTCGGCGGCCGTGCTGCTGCGCCTGCATTCGGCGCCGATCTGGTTCCACCGCAAGGGCCGGGGGCGGTTCCGCAAGGCGCCGGCCGAGATCCTCCAGGCGGCACTCGCCGGGCTCGAGAAAAAGCGCCTCCAGGCGGCCGCGATCGAGCACATGCGCACCGAACTGGTCGCCGGCCGGCTGCCCCCCGAGATCCGGACCCTGCTGCCGCAGGCGCTCTACCGCCCCGACCGCAACCGCCCGGAAGTCAAGGCGCTCGAAGCCGCCTGCGTCGACACCGGGCTGTCGGCAGCGCGCCTGCTGCTCGCCTGCGGCGCGCTCGCCTCGAGTTACGAGCTTCATTACAACCGCTTCCTGTTCGAGCACTTTCCCGAAGGCGTGGACTTCCCCGCCGTTGCCGCGCCGCCGATGCCCGCTGGCCTGCCGCGCGCGGAAGTCGCCGCGTTCTCGATCGACGACGCCTCCACCACCGAGATCGACGACGCCTTCTCGGTGACCCCGCGCAGCGGCGGCGGCTGGCGCGTCGGCATCCACATCGCCGCCCCGGCGCTGGGCTTCGCCCGCGGCTCGGAGCTGGACGCGATCGCCCGTCGCCGCCTGTCCACGGTGTACATGCCGGGCAACAAGATCACCATGCTGCCCGACGAGGTCGTGCACACCTTCACCCTCGCCGAAGGGCGCGACTGCCCCGCCGTATCGCTGTACCTCGACCTCACCCCCGGGCTGGCGATCATCGGCGAGGAAAGCCGGGTCGAACTCGTACCCATCGTCGCCAACCTGCGCCACCACGACATCGAGCCGGTGTTCAACGACGACACCGTGCATGGCGACGGCCCCGACTTCGCCTGGAAGCGCGAGCTGACCCTGCTGTGGGACCTGGCCACCATCCTCGAGGCCGGCCGCGGCAAGGCCGCGGGCAACGAGGACCGCATCGACTACAGCTTCAGCGTGGACTGGACCGAGGACACCGCCGACGGCCCCGGCCGGATCAGCATCGGCCAGCGCTCGCGCGGTTCGCCGATGGACAAGCTGGTCGCCGAGCTGATGATCCACGCCAACATGACCTGGGGCAAACTGCTCGACGCCGCCGGCGTGCCCGGCCTGTACCGCGCCCAGGGCGGCGGCAAGGTGCGCATGACCACGGTCGCCGCGCCCCACGAAGGCCTCGGCGTGGACTGCTACGCGTGGTCCAGTTCGCCGCTGCGGCGCTACGTGGACCTGGTCAACCAGTGGCAGATCGTCTCCGTGCTGCAGGCCCGGGAGCCGGCCTTCGCGCCGAGATCGGCCGAGCTGATGGCGGCGATGCGCGACTTCGAGCTCACCTACGCCGAATACGCCGAGTTCCAGCGCGGCATGGAACGCTACTGGTGCCTGCGCTGGCTGCGCCAGCACGGTCGCGGCGAAGTCGAAGCCACCGTGCTGCGCGAAAACGTCGTGCGCCTGGCCGAAATCCCGCTCGTCTTCCGCGTTCCCTCGATGCCGCTGCAGATGCCCGGCAGCCGGGTGCGCCTGGTCGTCGAGCACACCGACCTGCTCGACATCGAAGTCGACGCCCGCTTCGTGCGGACCTTATCCGAACCCGACCCGGAAACCGCCACCGAGCCCGGATTCGGTTTCGCCTGA
- a CDS encoding class I SAM-dependent methyltransferase produces the protein MTPQARPSPADPSAPTAAQAPRPEATPGFDARRFKAMERAGFNRIAARYADGAHLRAGLAAALLDAADLAPGQRVLDLASGPGLLAGAAARRVAPGGRVLATDIAEAMLAEGARRCAGETAPPAFAAADAEHLCLPDACMERVLAGLALFIFPHPRHALTEIHRVLVPGGLVALSVWGPRPSVPLIHRAQDCIARLLPPPRVPRPSVFRFGEPAALEDALAAAGFHDIDIRPCTFTCCFDDADAYWQAFLDLAGGVAEALGRLPETTRQALRAAITDDLEPFRDDSGRYRLPARTLIATARRPR, from the coding sequence ATGACCCCGCAAGCGCGCCCCTCCCCGGCCGATCCGTCCGCCCCCACCGCCGCACAAGCCCCCCGCCCCGAGGCCACTCCGGGCTTCGATGCCCGCCGCTTCAAGGCGATGGAGCGCGCCGGCTTCAACCGCATCGCCGCACGCTACGCCGACGGCGCCCACCTGCGCGCCGGCCTCGCTGCCGCCCTGCTCGATGCCGCCGACCTGGCGCCGGGACAGCGCGTGCTCGACCTCGCCAGCGGCCCTGGCCTGCTCGCCGGCGCAGCGGCACGGCGCGTTGCCCCTGGCGGTCGCGTGCTCGCCACCGACATCGCCGAAGCGATGCTCGCCGAAGGTGCCCGCCGCTGCGCCGGCGAAACCGCCCCTCCCGCTTTCGCCGCGGCCGACGCCGAACACCTGTGCCTGCCCGACGCCTGCATGGAGCGCGTGCTCGCCGGCCTGGCGCTGTTCATCTTCCCCCACCCCCGGCACGCCCTGACCGAGATCCATCGTGTCCTCGTCCCCGGCGGCCTCGTCGCGCTGTCGGTCTGGGGGCCGCGCCCAAGCGTGCCCCTGATCCATCGCGCCCAGGACTGCATCGCCCGCCTCCTGCCGCCCCCCCGGGTGCCGCGCCCCTCGGTGTTCCGCTTCGGAGAGCCGGCGGCACTGGAAGACGCGCTCGCCGCTGCCGGCTTTCACGACATCGACATCCGCCCCTGCACCTTCACCTGCTGCTTCGACGATGCCGATGCCTACTGGCAGGCCTTCCTCGACCTCGCCGGTGGCGTTGCCGAAGCGCTCGGGCGCCTGCCCGAGACCACCCGGCAAGCCTTGCGCGCGGCCATCACCGACGACCTCGAGCCCTTCCGCGACGACAGCGGCCGCTACCGGCTTCCCGCCCGCACCCTGATCGCCACCGCCCGCCGCCCCCGCTGA